A single Lactuca sativa cultivar Salinas chromosome 8, Lsat_Salinas_v11, whole genome shotgun sequence DNA region contains:
- the LOC111889245 gene encoding uncharacterized protein LOC111889245, producing the protein MANLFLKQAKQYSQTRPGYPQQLFDFIVSKTPKHDLVWDVGTGSGQAATSLASVYKNVIGTDTSIKQLEFAPKLPNIRYECTSPNLSMSELEKKIGTGSSVDLVTVAQALHWFDHDIFYDQVKWILKKPNGIIAAWCYTIPEIDDEFDPIFRKFYSESKPHWDLLRGIVDDKYRSIEFPFEAVDGCDDTGPFEFRSKKMMSLDEFCTYIRSWSAYQTAKEKGVELLNNGVMEEFRRAWKEDENGEKSVTYPVYLRIGKVGDSV; encoded by the exons ATGGCGAATCTTTTCTTGAAACAAGCAAAGCAATACTCCCAGACTCGACCAGGTTATCCGCAACAACTCTTTGATTTCATCGTCTCCAAGACGCCCAAGCATGACCTCGTTTGGGACGTCGGCACCGGCAGCGGTCAGGCAGCCACCTCC CTTGCGAGCGTATACAAAAACGTAATCGGCACAGATACAAGCATCAAACAACTAGAATTTGCTCCAAAACTCCCAAATATTCGTTACGAATGTACATCTCCCAACCTTTCCATGTCTGAATTGGAAAAGAAGATCGGAACAGGGTCAAGTGTTGATTTAGTTACAGTCGCTCAAGCACTCCACTGGTTCGATCACGACATCTTCTACGATCAAGTGAAATGGATACTCAAGAAACCTAACGGCATTATCGCGGCATGGTGCTACACTATTCCAGAAATtgatgatgaattcgatccaattTTCCGCAAGTTTTACTCAGAATCAAAACCTCACTGGGATTTGCTGCGAGGAATTGTTGATGACAAGTATAGGAGCATCGAATTTCCGTTTGAAGCAGTGGATGGATGTGATGACACAGGTCCGTTTGAGTTTCGAAGTAAGAAGATGATGAGTTTGGATGAATTCTGTACGTACATTAGATCATGGTCGGCTTACCAAACGGCGAAAGAGAAGGGCGTTGAGTTACTGAATAATGGTGTGATGGAGGAATTCCGGCGTGCTTGGAAAGAAGACGAGAATGGAGAAAAGAGCGTTACATATCCGGTTTATTTAAGGATTGGCAAAGTGGGTGATTCGGTTTAA